Proteins from one Pongo abelii isolate AG06213 chromosome 7, NHGRI_mPonAbe1-v2.0_pri, whole genome shotgun sequence genomic window:
- the MOS gene encoding proto-oncogene serine/threonine-protein kinase mos — protein sequence MPSPLALRPYLRSELSPSVDARPCSSPSELPAKLLLGATPPRAPRLPRRLAWCSIDWEQVCFLQRLGAGGFGSVYKATYRGVPVAIKQVNKCTKNRLASRRSFWAELNVARLRHDNIVRVVAASTRTPAGSNSLGTIIMEFGGNVTLHQVIYGAAGHPEGDAGEPHCCTGGQLSLGKCLKYSLDVVNGLLFLHSQSIVHLDLKPANILISEQDVCKISDFGCSEKLEDLLCFQTPSYPLGGTYTHRAPELLKGEGVTPKADIYSFAITLWQMTTKQAPYSGERQHILYAVVAYDLRPSLSAAVFEDSLPGQRLGDVIRRCWRPSAAQRPSARLLLVDLTSLKAEVG from the coding sequence ATGCCCTCGCCCCTGGCCCTACGCCCCTACCTCCGGAGCGAGCTTTCCCCATCGGTGGACGCGCGGCCCTGCAGCAGTCCCTCCGAGCTTCCTGCGAAGCTGCTTCTGGGGGCCACTCCTCCTCGGGCCCCGCGGCTGCCGCGCCGGCTGGCCTGGTGCTCCATTGACTGGGAGCAGGTGTGCTTCCTGCAGAGGCTGGGAGCCGGAGGATTTGGCTCGGTGTACAAGGCGACTTACCGCGGTGTTCCTGTGGCCATAAAGCAAGTGAACAAGTGCACCAAGAACCGACTAGCATCTCGGCGGAGTTTCTGGGCTGAGCTCAACGTAGCAAGGCTGCGCCACGATAACATCGTGCGCGTGGTGGCTGCCAGCACGCGCACGCCCGCGGGGTCCAATAGCCTAGGGACCATCATCATGGAGTTCGGTGGCAACGTCACTTTACACCAAGTCATCTATGGCGCCGCCGGCCACCCTGAGGGGGACGCAGGGGAGCCTCACTGCTGCACTGGAGGACAGTTAAGTTTGGGAAAGTGTCTCAAGTACTCCCTAGATGTTGTGAACGGCCTGCTCTTCCTCCACTCGCAAAGCATTGTGCACTTGGACCTGAAGCCCGCGAACATCTTGATCAGTGAGCAAGATGTCTGTAAAATTAGTGACTTCGGTTGCTCTGAGAAGTTGGAAGATCTGCTGTGCTTCCAGACACCCTCTTACCCTCTAGGAGGCACATACACCCACCGCGCCCCGGAGCTCCTGAAAGGAGAGGGCGTGACGCCTAAAGCCGACATTTATTCCTTTGCCATCACTCTCTGGCAAATGACTACCAAGCAGGCGCCGTATTCGGGGGAGCGGCAGCACATACTGTACGCAGTGGTGGCCTACGACCTGCGCCCGTCCCTCTCCGCTGCAGTCTTCGAGGACTCGCTCCCCGGGCAGCGCCTTGGGGACGTCATCCGGCGCTGCTGGAGACCCAGCGCGGCGCAGAGGCCGAGCGCGCGGCTGCTTTTGGTGGATCTCACCTCTTTGAAAGCTGAAGTCGGCTGA